The region CTTAAAATAAAATGTAACAGAGTAATAACAattcacaaatttttttttaatgattctcATTATATCATACTAACTTGTCTCGTTATTACGATTTTTTTGAGTGAagaaacttaattaattaaatttgttattTGAGATTAGTTCCCAAAAGCCCAACATGCAGACATTCCCACACCAATATGTATTAATGTGATCTATCACACTATAACACAATACTTTCAACATTTTTCCTTGTATTTGGAGTAAAATAATTTCAATACATAATAAAGTAGGACAATTAATTTTCATTGCTTCATATTACAAAAAGAAGACCATGTTGAACATAACCAGGTTCAGACAATGCACTGATTTAACTTATATGATTCTCTATGGTACCATGTTATTGTGTTTAAAACTACCATGCTAGTTAGCAAAAGAAAATGTTTCAATATCTAGTTATTTTTCTCACGATCACGTTGGGTTGGGAGAAAATAACATGATCCAAGGTCTCTATTAGCCCCTCCATATTCATAGCATTATCAGATATTTTGAAGTGTGTCAAAACTTGATAGTTTCTTGAGCATTTAAAAAAACTGGGGTAAAATTATTCTTTTGTGTGTGTTCTAGAGCTATTTTCTGTAAGAAGACTTTGTTATTAAAATGAAACTCATTCTCCATGGAAGGTTTGATGTCTTCATTGCCAAGTTCTTATCTGCCATTGAATCTGATTCTAAGCTTGCTATAAGTGCTATTATAAGCACTTTGACCTTTTGTTCTGCTGTATGTATATAATAATCATTGACCAGGAGAATggtatataataattaaatgtttcttcttcttcttcttctcttctaattttatttatttatttattatttagaaaaAGAAATGTCGAATAAGACTTTGGCAGTTATCATGAGAATAGTATATTGTTCCCTTTCTGAAATATTCTTTGGCCAGGAGCAAATATGGCTAAAGGGTCATAAGCTGATTTTCTCTGGGCAAAAACACCCCATTGTGGCCCAAAGTGAGCTCTCCATTCTTCCTGAGTGGCATAATGGGGTAGGTACTGCTTAACTCCAAGATGGGCATTTTCACAAAACTCCAGAATTCTCTTGTTCTGTGTTAGAATATGTTCTAAGCCTTCTGTTCCTGTTGATGAGGGAACAGCTGAGGTAAGGAATGCCACCAAGTAGAAGATATCTTCTTCTGGGATAACCACAGATGTTCTGTTGTCCCACCTAAAATCACAAAAATCAATCAATCAAATGAGGACAAGAAGTGGgatatgtttataattttttaatttttataaaaataatagaataaaGACTGTGTTACATTGATTTTTTGACAGGGTAGACGAGGACTGGACCATTGCTTGTCTGAGTTATGATATTGCCAAATACTTCTTCAGCAAAAGTTTGGATTTTGCTTTTGGGTATCAGAAGATTAAGCCATGGATGAGGTACTTCCCACAACCCTTTTGACCTTAATTTGACTTCAGATACATGAACTCTGTCTAGGAAATCCACATAACTAACATCTGATATGAATAGTGTTGATGAGATATAGCTTAGTTTAGCCAACATTTTCTCCACTTCCTGCACATCAGAACAGATTATGAGTAAGTTGAACTCTTATTGTGTTGTGTTTAAAAAATCTACGTGGCCTGCATGCTCACCAGATTCACCATATCTGTGTTGCCCGGGTTGAAGTACTTGACCAATTCTAGACAGAAAAGAGTTTTTCCATCTGAGTTGAACTGGCCAGCCTGAGCAGGGTCCTGGGGATTGAAAGATGATCTCCAATTGTTTAAGAGTCCAGTCCTGTTAATGATCACAAACCCTTCAATATAATCAAAAGTGTTCTCAGCTGATATCAAACTCTCCTGTTCTCTTGTAAATGTTTCAAAATCTGAGTAGAGCACTCTAATCCATTTGACCATTGCTGGAGCTGGCTCCAAAGATATCCTTGCTCGGGTTATGATCCCAAACTGACCAAGTCCACCAAGAACACTGTGAAATAGGTCTTCATTCTCTTCCTTCGAACAATTTACCACGTCTCCTTTACCTTTACACATTTTTAATTAACCAATCTTTATTAGTgagcaacaaaggaaaaataagcTTAGTGTTTAGTGGGGCAACTTATTGTACCTTGTGACTAAGTGACCTAGGTCAAGTCAATGGCCACAAATGCCTTTTgttcacttttttatttttctttacaaataacttctgttttttttttatagtaaagTTCTCAAATTATTCTTTTTCAATCGTTTAATTATTTCAAACTCGCACTTAAATTTTTTTCTACTTTTATAGTCTCTTaatattttattcaaataaattatatttatttgttcacatttttaaatataacttattattgttcttcaatttttttccaaaaattaTGATGAAAAAATTTCTATATCAATTAATACTAATAGTTTTAAATATAATGTTAAGaaaatttagaattttttaaaataaattattgcaAAAATAAATTCATTACTTATAATTTCATTTAAAAGAATAAactcattaattatatttttgttataaaaaaaattatattgtctctACAAGATATAGATTCATAAATATTTTACTCTTACTTTATAAATTATAAGCTTATTGTTTgcaatttcattaaaataaatagtAATAGCACAATTTCAAACCAATTTAAATCCACGTTTTAAACTACCCGTTTACTATTTCGAATTTAAATATAATGTAAATAATTTGTTTACACTTTTGAATTTTAAGAAAATAGTAAATTActgttcataatttttttaaatgtaaaaaaataccttttttatattaaaataaaaataaatttgaaatcttaattcaataaaaatcaatatattttttttaatacattttttatatattaagGCTATTTTAGTTAAATATTCTAAGAAAAAGTATAGATctcgtttttttttaaataaaaggtaATTATATGTATTAAGTGTGGAAAAAGTATTTATGTGGTCATTCCAAATAATTAGGGTtaatattttctttctttctttatttaaaaaaatagataatACAACATAGAAGTTATCGTGATAATTACATGAGTAACTTCCCAAATTTGTCCTGTCCATCTTCTGTGCAGCCAATTAACATTATGCAAATCATTTAATGAATTGTTTTAATCTCTTATTTATTTACTCATatattcctttgtgttttatcAAGTACACCTTTTTTCagcaaaaaaaatggaaaaaaaattacGTATGAATAATAGAAATTCTtaattctatataaaaaaatatatatagataataaatttttttattttaacaatttttttttaaatttatcagaatattacaaatatttaacagaatatatctttaaaaattattaaaaataaatatttattaattatattaatataaatttaaataaatataataatatttaatataaaattatacatttaataattatattaatataaatttaaatattataaaatatcattactataataatatgtaatacataatcttaattaatttttattaaaaatattatcatttatatttaaattagaaaacatttttttattacttaatgtaacttaactaaatatatattcatattataattaacaacaaatattataaatacattatgtGTATATTTCGTGTGTGTACAAATAATATGATTGTGTAACTAtataagaaattataataacatttattttttatcaaaaataaacaaattttttCTCCAATCATAAatgtgtaatttgaataatatcataaatattttatatattaaatagtgtagtttatgatctaaaatattatcatatatttttttttgggaaaaaccataaacaatgattaggtttaatttttttttaatatgtttatgtcattattttatatataatatttttatttatttaaaattaattttacaattataatttttttaaatatatatttaataaaattttaaaataaaattaaataaatatacacCTAGTACGGATAGGGGAAAAAGTATGccggtttttatatatatatatgcacgcatacataatatattatatatatgggaAATTTTCTTTAAGGATTCACTGGAAGCTTACTGGTGGGGCTCTTTTgattcgtgaacagttttcggtgtgattttttttttatgactatgtatattgtagctatttattgtattctgtaaattttcagaaaattctgaataatttacagtatcgaaaactaagttcaaatatattgttgcacgtgtgactaattttttttatgcgcgtagaaatcaacatgtttgaacctaatttttgatattgtaaattattcagaattttctgaaaatttgcaagatgctctaaatagctacaatatacacggtcatacaaaaaatcgcaccgaaaactattcacaggtcgagaaacacTTAGAGCCCCACCAATACGACTTAAAGTAAAgctcttataatttttttttcatgtatattGATTGATTAAACTTATCATATGTGTAGATTATGCAAAAGaaacttataatatttataacttgCACAACttaaaatcaaataataatatttatatatatatatatataatatgtgaatattacagtttaaaaagaaaagaataagcgGGAGTTGGCAAACGGAGTGAGGGGTCAGTCTTTGAAACATTTTATTAAATGATttgcatattatatatatatgttgagtGTGACCCTTGATTCCAATAGCGACCCCAAGATTTGTTATGTTGTCAACTCACTTtataatgtataaatatatttttgaacaAACCTGTGACAACTTGTAGCTGATGAACGTTGCTGATCTGAGGACCATGTCGAAATGCCTGTCCACTGATCCCAGCGTTGGACAGTGTTCCACCAACAGTGAGATGAAGATAGTCAGTCCATGATTTTGGTGTTAAACCAAATTTCAAAGTCTCATGCAGTATGTTTATCCAAAGCTCACCACCATAAACATCAACATAAGGGAACTTTCCTCCTTTGTGAATCTGCA is a window of Humulus lupulus chromosome 4, drHumLupu1.1, whole genome shotgun sequence DNA encoding:
- the LOC133828796 gene encoding cytokinin dehydrogenase 6-like; this translates as MKNPSTANLFKHKMNIFVIAGLNIIILLFSCLTFKINLCLSNILPLKSLELDGHLSFDEVHHAAKDFGNRFQFLPAAVLHPKSVTDIAITVKHIWEMGTSSELTVAARGHGHSLQGQSQAHRGVVINMESLTKNRDMQIHKGGKFPYVDVYGGELWINILHETLKFGLTPKSWTDYLHLTVGGTLSNAGISGQAFRHGPQISNVHQLQVVTGKGDVVNCSKEENEDLFHSVLGGLGQFGIITRARISLEPAPAMVKWIRVLYSDFETFTREQESLISAENTFDYIEGFVIINRTGLLNNWRSSFNPQDPAQAGQFNSDGKTLFCLELVKYFNPGNTDMVNLEVEKMLAKLSYISSTLFISDVSYVDFLDRVHVSEVKLRSKGLWEVPHPWLNLLIPKSKIQTFAEEVFGNIITQTSNGPVLVYPVKKSMWDNRTSVVIPEEDIFYLVAFLTSAVPSSTGTEGLEHILTQNKRILEFCENAHLGVKQYLPHYATQEEWRAHFGPQWGVFAQRKSAYDPLAIFAPGQRIFQKGNNILFS